The window GAAACTGTGGCGAGACCTGAGAGGGCAACGTCGTCCTCAGGACCGAGGTAGCTTGCGTAGTTGTGTATGATACCCATACCGAGGGACAGTGTGAAGAATATCTGTCCCGCCGCTGCCAGGCTTATCCTGAAGAAGTTCTGGCTGAGTGTCTGAAAGTCAGGCTTCCAGATGTACTCGAGACCCTTGATGGCGCTCCACTCTGGCTTTACGGGTGAGCCAAGGGTCAGTGCCCTGAGAACCAGGAGTACAGCGAACACGTACAGGAGGGGCATCATGACTTTAACCCAGCGCTCGATACCTTTGCTAACTCCCTGCCCAACTGCTATTCCAAGGAAGAGCATCGTCAGTCCCCAGAAGAATATCACTGCCTTGGTGTTGGCGACATAGTCAAGGAAGAACTGCACTGTATCCTTGCCGAAGTAGGCTCCGGTTAGGCTGTAGTAGGTGTAAGCCGCGGACCAGCCTATGACCTGATAGTAGTATGAGCTGAGCAGGGAAGCGACCGAGAAGGCCAGCATTCCACCGATGATACCGAAGATCATGGCTGTCCTTGGCTTGAGGCTCTCCCTGGCCATGAGGTAGAACATTGGTCCGATTGTACCGTGTCCGTATTTACCACCGTAGCGACCGGTGGTCCACTCAATCCACATCACAGGGATTCCCAGGAACACCAACGCTATGAAGTACGGTATCATGAATGCGCCGCCACCGTTGCTAGCGAGCTGGTATGGGAACCTCCAGAAGTTTCCAAGACCTATGGCATTTCCGGCCATGGCTAAAATTAAACCAATCTTGGTTGCCCACTGATCCCTCTGTTCCACATTATTCACCCCCGTTCTTAAATGCGTGGGTAACGAAACCCCGTGTACTATAACGGGGCATTATGTATGGGCTCTTGCATTCTATAAAAAGCTTTCTAATGCCTCTTTTCGATAAAAGACGATTTACTTGGCCACAAAATGGTTGAAATTCTTTTCTTGTCATTTTGTTAGTACGTCAAAATAACGTAAGTAGATATCTGACATTATGACAATAGTTCCCCAATTTAAGGATGCTAATGACAAAGAATATCCCAAGACCTAAGGCAAAGATTTAACTTGTGGTCAACAATAAATAGGGAGGGGTCGATGATTGGAACGAGAGTGAGCTGAGGCATGATGACCGACTTCTCGCTGAGACCCCCTCAGTTTAACCTCATTTCATTCGTTTTTATTCAGCGCTGCTTTATTATGTTCGTTAATGTATAAAAAATCTTGGATGTACAGCCCTGTTTTTGCCTTAAAATTTCGGTAGATTTTTTCTTTTGGCCGAAAATTTCCGTATATAACTTTTTGTTTGAAATTAACCGTTCTCCTGCCTCCTTTAGCGAAAGGTTTATATATGCAAACGTCTAACTGGGTATCGCAAATTACCGAAACCCGAGGTGGGAAAAATGGTCGAGATTGACCCATTTGAGATGGCCGTTAAGCAGCTTGAGAGGGCTGCCCAGTTTATGGACATAAGTGAAGAGGCTCTTGAGTTCCTTAAGAGGCCCCAGAGGATTCTTGAGGTCAGCATCCCCGTCGAGATGGATGATGGTTCTGTTAAGGTTTTCACCGGTTTCCGTGTCCAGTACAACTGGGCACGCGGCCCGACTAAGGGTGGTATAAGGTGGCACCCTGAGGAGACCCTCAGCACCGTCAAGGCCCTTGCCGCCTGGATGACCTGGAAGACCGCCGTTATGGACCTCCCGTACGGCGGCGGTAAGGGTGGTATCATCTGCAACCCGAAGGAGCTCTCTGACAGAGAGAAGGAGAGGCTCGCCAGGGGATACATAAGGGCTATCTACGACATTATCAGCCCGTACACTGACGTTCCTGCCCCTGACGTTTACACCAACCCACAGATTATGGCCTGGATGATGGACGAGTACGAGGCTATCAGCAGGAGGAAGGTTCCAAGCTTTGGTATCATCACCGGTAAGCCGCCTGGAGTCGGTGGTATTGTTGCCAGGATGGATGCCACCGCCAGGGGCGCTGCCTTTACCGTCAGGGAAGCAGCTAAGGCCCTCGGCATGGATCTCAAGGACAAGACCATCGCCATCCAGGGCTACGGTAACGCCGGTTACTACATGGCCAAGATTATGAGCGAGGAGTTCGGTATGAAGGTCGTCGCCGTCAGCGACAGCAGGGGTGGCATTTACAACCCGGACGGACTCAACGCCGACGAGGTTCTCGAGTGGAAGAAGAAGAACGGCAGCGTTAAGGACTTCCCAGGTGCCCAGAACATCACCAACGAGGAGCTCCTCGAGCTCGAGGTCGATGTCCTCGCCCCGAGCGCCATCGAGGGCGTTATCACCAAGGACAACGCCGACAAGATCAAGGCCAAGATCATTGCTGAGCTCGCCAACGGCCCGACCACCCCGGAGGCCGACGAGATCCTCCACGAGAAGGGTGTCCTTGTCATACCGGACTTCCTCTGTAACGCCGGTGGTGTCACTGTCAGCTACTTCGAGTGGGTCCAGAACATAACTGGAGACTACTGGGACCTTGAGACCACCAGGGCTAAGCTCGACAAGAAGATGACCAAGGCATTCTGGGACGTTTACAACACCCACAAGGAGAAGAACATCAACATGCGTGACGCCGCCTACGTCGTCGCTGTCCAGAGGGTCTACGACGCCATGAAGTGGCGCGGATGGGTGAAGAAGTGATCCTTCTCTCTTTTCTTACACCTTTACCAGCTTCTGGCCTTCTTTCCATCACGTAAACCTGCTGGCATTTTTCGCTAATGATAAAAAGAGGAGATTGTCCCCGAGGCAGCTAGGGACAGAAATGGGGACTATGGGTTTACCTTCCGTCTCTTAACCGCTTTATTGGCCCTGTCAGTATCTGACCCTCTCTTATTAACCCCTCCGGCCTGTAGTAGATTATCAATAGGGCTAAAACACCAAATAGAATGTATTCTAGCCATACTGGCTCAAAGGGTATGTGTAGTAGCTGTACCAGCTGGAACTTGTAAGTCTCTATTAGAACTTTCAGCGTCACAAAGATAGCTGTTCCAAGGAGAACTCCTCTGTTATTGCCCCTTCCCCCTAGGAGTATCATGATGAATGGGTAGAACGCCCACTCAATCCTAGTGAATGCGCTACTTATCAGGTTAAGAGCATGGAAGCCATAGAGGACTCCGCCGAGAGCTGCTATTCCCGAGCCAATAATTGAGGCTTTAATCCTAATCCTCATAACGTCCCGACCGAAAGCCTTCACAACTTCCTCGTTCTCCCTGTGGGCCTTCAACAGTCTTCCAAAGGGTGTGTTGAGAAGTTTCTCAGCGAATATGAATACCAGTACCATTACCAGGAGAACAAGCCCTATGAATACCCACTCCCTGTTGCTTCCCGACAAAAAGGCTAGTGGGTCTGGAACCGCTGTTCCATAGTACCCGCCCATTAAAGATGGAGTGTAGTAGGCCAGCAGAAACGTTACCTCACCTATGGCCAAGAGCGTCATTCCGAGGTAATCCCCCTTGAGCCTAGCGCTCGGTAGTATGAAGAGGGCACCCAAGAGGGCCCCGAACAGGAAAGCCAATGTTAGAGAGCCAAAGAAATAAACCAGTCCATAGATGGGGTGGACTGCGAAGAGGCTGTTGGCTTTGAAGACGAGATCGGTGGTTCCAGTTATAAGATCGCCGTCGATTCTGAGCATAGCCATGAGGATACGATTTACAGCTCCACCAAGCATAATCGCCCCTATAAGGACGGCGAAGTGCCTTCCGAAGTTTGGTATTCCTGTGTAACCGTACTCAATGTTCAGGCTTATGTTTACTACCGCATATATCCCAATCCAGACGAGTATGAGCTGGAGCAGTTCCATGATCATCTCATCAACCTCCTCCAGACCTTTGTGCCGGTAATCCCCTCGGGCATCAGAAGTAGTACGGCTATCATTATCATGAGAGAAACCACCTTTCCGTAGACGAGAATCCCAGTCCCGAGAACGTCTGAGAGACCGAAGGTAACAAGTGACTCGGAAAGGCCTATTATGTACCCGCCAATGAGACCACCGCTGATGTTCTTTAGTCCACCGACTATACTGGCCGCGAAGACTGACACTATTATAAAGCCTCCAGTTCCGGGTACTGTCTCCTGAAGGAAGGGCAAGACTGCACCAACCATGCCCGCCAGTGCCGCCGCCAGAAACCAGGAAAACAGCCTCGTCCTCTCGACGTCTATCCCCATTGCTTCGGCTAGGGCAGGGTTTTCCATCGACGCCCTTAGAGCGGTTCCGAACTTGGTGCGGTACAGCAGGATGTAGAGTGCGACGAGCGTCGCAACTACAAGGAGGCTGGAAACGACTAACCTGCCGGGAATTCCTGACACAGCAAAGTCAGCGTTCGTAAAGACAAATTTGCTAGCGTTTCTCTTGAATGCAGAACTTATGACGTCTGAATAGGCACCGAGTAGGCCGTATAGGATAATGTCCACCGCCAGTGTGGCCATCATCAGCATATCAACCGAAGCACCTTTTCGGATTAAGGGCTTCAGCGTGAGCAGGTAGACAGCTATACCAAATAGACCTCCTGTAATAGGAGCCGGAATGAGAGCCAAGTAGGGGTTGAGCCCGAGCCCTACGTAGAGCGTGTACGCTAGATACGAACCTATCACCGCGAAGGAACCGTGGGCAAAGTTTGGAACTCCAGTGGTTATGTAGGTGAGCGTGAGCCCTAGGGCCAAGAGGGCCAACAGGTTGGCGTAGGTCAGCGCACCTTCAAGAACACCCATCGACATCACCCGCCTCAAGCTTTTCCGTCTTTTCCCCAACGATTTCAACGTCCTCAATTATGCCGAGGAAGTGTCTCTGGAATTTATCATCCGTTATAAGCCTAACTGGGTCTCCCTCGTAGAAGACCCTACCACTAACGAGCATGTACCCCTTGTCACTTATCTCCAGGGCCTTCTTTGCGTTCTGCTCTACGAGAAGGACCGTAAGCCCGTGATCGTCCCTCATCTCCACTATCTTTCCGAATATTACGTCGGCAAGCTTGGGAGCGAGCTGGGCAGTCGGTTCGTCGAGGAGTAAAAGTTCACTGTTTCTAATTAATGCAGTCGCCATGGCCAGGAATTGCCTCTGACCACCACTTAGGTTCCCGGCCTTTCTCTTCAACAGGTTTTTTATCTCCGGAAACACCGAGAGAGCAAGCTCTAGCCTGTCTTTGAATTCTTCTTCAGAGAGTATGTAGCCGGCCATCCTGAGGTTCTCCATGACGGTTAGATTAGCGAACACGTTGTTGGTCTGGGGCAGGTATGCCATTCCCATCCTTGTTCTTTTAAAGGGGGGTAGTTTCGTGACGTCGGTGCCTTTAAACAGTATCCTCCCAGAGTAGACCGTCGTCAGCCCGAAGACCGTTTTCAGGAATGTTGACTTTCCGGAGCCATTGGGGCCAACTATCGTGGTGATCTTTCCCTTTTCTGCCTCGATACTCACGTCAAAGAGTATCTGGAGCTTTCCATAGCCGGCGTTAACTTTTTCTGTCTTCAGCATGTCTAACCCCCCATGTATATCTCGGCCACGCGAGGATCGTTCACAACCCTTTCAATACCCACTCTGCCCTTGCCCTCGGTGAGAACCTTGCCGTTGAACATTACATAGAGGTGGTCTACGTATCCTAGGACTATGTCGAGCCTGTGCTCTATGAGGAGCACGGTTATCCCTTGCTCCTTTAAGCTGACAAGCTTCTGGAGTATGTCGTGGGCAAGGGACGGTGCAACTCCTGCAACGGGCTCGTCCATGACTATCAACTCGGGCTCAGTCATCAAGGCCCTCCCGATCTCGAGGAGCTTCATTTGACCACCACTTAGGCTCCCTGCTGGTCTGTCCCAGAGATGGTCAAGCTTAAGGAACTTCAAGAGCTCCCACGCACGTTCTACGTACTCCTCTTCCGTCTCTAACCACTGA of the Thermococcus onnurineus NA1 genome contains:
- a CDS encoding branched-chain amino acid ABC transporter permease, whose protein sequence is MIMELLQLILVWIGIYAVVNISLNIEYGYTGIPNFGRHFAVLIGAIMLGGAVNRILMAMLRIDGDLITGTTDLVFKANSLFAVHPIYGLVYFFGSLTLAFLFGALLGALFILPSARLKGDYLGMTLLAIGEVTFLLAYYTPSLMGGYYGTAVPDPLAFLSGSNREWVFIGLVLLVMVLVFIFAEKLLNTPFGRLLKAHRENEEVVKAFGRDVMRIRIKASIIGSGIAALGGVLYGFHALNLISSAFTRIEWAFYPFIMILLGGRGNNRGVLLGTAIFVTLKVLIETYKFQLVQLLHIPFEPVWLEYILFGVLALLIIYYRPEGLIREGQILTGPIKRLRDGR
- the gdhA gene encoding glutamate dehydrogenase, coding for MVEIDPFEMAVKQLERAAQFMDISEEALEFLKRPQRILEVSIPVEMDDGSVKVFTGFRVQYNWARGPTKGGIRWHPEETLSTVKALAAWMTWKTAVMDLPYGGGKGGIICNPKELSDREKERLARGYIRAIYDIISPYTDVPAPDVYTNPQIMAWMMDEYEAISRRKVPSFGIITGKPPGVGGIVARMDATARGAAFTVREAAKALGMDLKDKTIAIQGYGNAGYYMAKIMSEEFGMKVVAVSDSRGGIYNPDGLNADEVLEWKKKNGSVKDFPGAQNITNEELLELEVDVLAPSAIEGVITKDNADKIKAKIIAELANGPTTPEADEILHEKGVLVIPDFLCNAGGVTVSYFEWVQNITGDYWDLETTRAKLDKKMTKAFWDVYNTHKEKNINMRDAAYVVAVQRVYDAMKWRGWVKK
- a CDS encoding ABC transporter ATP-binding protein is translated as MGGTILRTENLVKTFGGLRAVDGVSIKVDERTLTLIIGPNGSGKSTLINVITGFLKADSGRVLFKGEDITNMPPNEVYRQGIVRTFQTPQLLKSLTVLENMLIANVHPGEGVISALRKSQWLETEEEYVERAWELLKFLKLDHLWDRPAGSLSGGQMKLLEIGRALMTEPELIVMDEPVAGVAPSLAHDILQKLVSLKEQGITVLLIEHRLDIVLGYVDHLYVMFNGKVLTEGKGRVGIERVVNDPRVAEIYMGG
- a CDS encoding branched-chain amino acid ABC transporter permease codes for the protein MSMGVLEGALTYANLLALLALGLTLTYITTGVPNFAHGSFAVIGSYLAYTLYVGLGLNPYLALIPAPITGGLFGIAVYLLTLKPLIRKGASVDMLMMATLAVDIILYGLLGAYSDVISSAFKRNASKFVFTNADFAVSGIPGRLVVSSLLVVATLVALYILLYRTKFGTALRASMENPALAEAMGIDVERTRLFSWFLAAALAGMVGAVLPFLQETVPGTGGFIIVSVFAASIVGGLKNISGGLIGGYIIGLSESLVTFGLSDVLGTGILVYGKVVSLMIMIAVLLLMPEGITGTKVWRRLMR
- a CDS encoding sodium-dependent transporter, whose product is MEQRDQWATKIGLILAMAGNAIGLGNFWRFPYQLASNGGGAFMIPYFIALVFLGIPVMWIEWTTGRYGGKYGHGTIGPMFYLMARESLKPRTAMIFGIIGGMLAFSVASLLSSYYYQVIGWSAAYTYYSLTGAYFGKDTVQFFLDYVANTKAVIFFWGLTMLFLGIAVGQGVSKGIERWVKVMMPLLYVFAVLLVLRALTLGSPVKPEWSAIKGLEYIWKPDFQTLSQNFFRISLAAAGQIFFTLSLGMGIIHNYASYLGPEDDVALSGLATVSLNEFAEVILGGSLAIPIAFAYLGPEQAVKGGVGLAYMALPNVFANMPAGQIFGAMWFLLLWFAGFTSAIATYNYLVAMLEEDIHIERKVGTWLVFIFLFLLGLPVALDSTLAYLSELDMWVGSYFLVLLGLFDIIVAVWLFKPDNFWEELHKGAYIKVPEWYRPIMTIIAPLFMLFLLGGNTLDYIKKGAFSVSEAYVTQVLGYDYTPEIISLIIRARIVIIIILVIGAIEAYLAIKKKYGEELAKNEVLIKL